CAAAAGACGTTTAAGATGGCTTAAGagtattggtttttttttttttttgggaacttATATTATTGGGTTGAATGATTATCCATGCTTGCCGTTTGTATGCTTCAGCAGCTGAAAGTCACACCCTCCAAAAATGAATTTCACTTTCGGGTTGCTTTTGGTTGAACAAATCCGGGGGGTTGAGTCGAGTGAAACCTAGTGGATTAGCTAGTGTCCGCTCGGATGCGAAAATAACCCTGCTATTGTGGTTCTCCAGTGATTCAGCAAAGTATATTTGTCTAGCACGGCTAATGCTGTTGAATTGACGTGGTTATTTTGGGGGTGTTTTTTCAAATACAGATGATTTCGTTTGGATAGGCAGTTTGTGAAAAATTCATTGTTTTTCAAAACCTTCTGCGTTTAGATTGATCTGTATTTCATAAATAACTACACTTTCATATCGGCATAAAATGCATTCGCCGGTAAACTTGTGTCTACCCAACATGCTATTTGGAAATTGGCGTTATAGCTCGGCAATAATGATTGGATGATATTGGCCTAAACAATGCAATCATGCATGTATAAATATACCCTTGTTTGGCCATGGCATGCTCAGGATGCAAATAACAATATGTAAAGAATGGATAGACAGTGAGTGGTGTGTGTACTACTTAAGGTCCTCAGTATAGCCTGAAAATCAGCATGCCTTTTGGGTTGGGTTGTGGGTTTCCCTTAGGTAGTggatgtgtgtgtgtgttattTGCGGTTGTTTGGATAAGGAAAAAAATGGAGTGGTTAAAAGCCGTTGGTGAGCCTTTGACAAAAGTCTTGGTGTTTCCCCTCCCCCATTCCCTCTATCCCACATCGATTGTGAGTGGTGAGTGTGTACTACTTAAGGTCCTCAGTGTAGCCTGAAAGTCAGCATGCCTTTTGGATTGGGCTGTGGGTTTCCCTTAAGTAATGAGTGTGTGTGTTATTTGCGGTTGTTTGGATAAGGAAGAATGGATAGACAGTGGGTTTATCATTCATAAATTTAAATGAAGTGGTATCGTAACAATAGAGTAGAGCTTTAATTCAAGATTTGCTACACTTGGTTATATGCCACGGGAAAAGGAAATAATTTCGTAAAAGTCTATTTCATCCCATACACAATTAAGCATCATACGAACTAAAGTatctcaaataaaaataacGGATGATAAAATGAGCATGTTAAACATCCTGCGAGCTCTAATTCAGAAGCTACGTCAACGGCGAATGGCTAGTTGTTTGCATTGAGATACATGTGAGCCGTTAGATTTTCGTTCTAGTTATGTATGCCCGCTGCGACATATCGAAATTTTGACTGCCCTGAACGAAGTCCCTTGGATCCCCGGCATCTGCTAAGGCACCGAGCGCTACTTCTTCATTGAAGTACATATCATTGGGTACATTGTCTCGGATGAAGTAAACACGCTGAGCATTTTGAAAAACACGCTGAAGCAAACAAATGGAACCACACAAAAAACAAAGGGCAAAAAACCTTAGCCGCCACTAAACTATTTGTCAGATCTTGTTTTggccatcaaactatttttcgtcaATAATTGaccactaaacaacttaatcagtaaaTTCGTGACCATTTAGTCAATAATTGCTCTTAATCTGTGAAATTAGCAGTACACGTGGCAAAATACGAGGGTAATTTTATCTAACAACTATGCGACCGTATTCtccttttaatttctttcctcAAACAATCACCGAATGGAAAATTATATGGAGGAAAAAATAGGGACTCAATTGGGAGCCCCAAATCTTCAGCCACAAATCCAAGAAGCCGAAGAAGAAGACAAGAATGTCGAGGCGCTCTGCTAAACCTAGATGCTTCTGCAAATTAACAGCAACGATGAAGACCTCATGGACAAATTGGAACCCAGCAAGAAGATATGTGGTCTGCCCAGGAGAGGTAAGATTTTTTCTGGAAATGATGCCTTTACCAGAAGAAGAGTGAGCTCTGAAAGCCATCTCGCGGAGAAGCTCCCAGCCTTCGTCTGGGTTAAGAAATCTCATCCGGTGAATGAATCCTTTGTCGTCGGCTAATGAAGAAGCAATCTTGTCTGCAACTCCGACATCCCGAGTGGTGAGCAGCACTTTGCTGGCGGTTGGTTCTTGAGACAAAAGTGCAATGCGGAGGCACTCCCAAGCATCGGCAGAGCAGGCATCATCCAAAACAATCAAGAATCTCTTGGACTGCAGGAACTGGTAAAGCTTCTGAGCCAAGTCCAAATCTGAAAATGGGGCCATATCATCCTTGGCTCGGCAGACATGTTGCAGCAGCAAATCTTCCAAAATTTTTCTGGTGCGGAAGTCCTTCCCCACCATAGCCCAAGCAAAGCAATCAAAATGGCGGCCACTTAAAACCTCCCATCTTGCTTTACTGTCTAATCCACTAAAAATTACCCGGCACTTTTGCCTCGTGTACTGCTAATTTCACAGATTAAGAGCAATTATCGACTAAATGGTCACGGATTTACTGATTAAGTTATTTAGTGGTCAATTACTAACGAAAAATAGTTTAATAGCCAAAACATGATCTGACAAATAGTTTAGTTGCCGCTAAGGTTTTTtgcccaaaaacaaaaacacgCTGAGCATTTTGAAAAACAAGCTGCCGGAGAGTATCCGTGAGAAACACCTAATCACCACCAATCGCACAGAATAGAAGCAGCAACAATAACAATTAAAGTTCAATTACTCAAATGCGATTAGCTACGTAAATGGTACTGATGCCATAAACCCAAGTTGACAAGATTTACCTGCGTTCCAGTTATCAAAATACACCAATTGTTCATAGCTTAGCTACAGGAATTGTAATAGAAAGCCAAAATTTCCAAGTTAAAAATTCAGCCCTAATTCGTACGGAAGTGTACCAAATTAATTACCTCCAATAAATAAAATGGGGATCTGCT
This portion of the Coffea eugenioides isolate CCC68of chromosome 11, Ceug_1.0, whole genome shotgun sequence genome encodes:
- the LOC113753541 gene encoding putative disease resistance protein At1g50180, with product MVGKDFRTRKILEDLLLQHVCRAKDDMAPFSDLDLAQKLYQFLQSKRFLIVLDDACSADAWECLRIALLSQEPTASKVLLTTRDVGVADKIASSLADDKGFIHRMRFLNPDEGWELLREMAFRAHSSSGKGIISRKNLTSPGQTTYLLAGFQFVHEVFIVAVNLQKHLGLAERLDILVFFFGFLDLWLKIWGSQLSPYFFLHIIFHSVIV